Proteins found in one Sporosarcina jeotgali genomic segment:
- a CDS encoding peptidylprolyl isomerase, with protein sequence MHKKIVMLMLSLAMILVVSACGKQEAKEKEPAPEKGETTQADEPEKTIPKEDSQMYPQLSNEVAAGEKLITMNTTLGPIKIKLFEEKAPKTVKNFLTHAKDGYYDGLIFHRVIKDFMIQGGDPTGTGMGGESIYGDSFEDEFTMDLFNLNGALSMANAGPNTNGSQFFIVQASNLAGANADQLKKGGWPEEIADAYAERGGTPHLDQKHTVFGQVIEGMDVVNKIATVKTGAQDKPVEDVKIESIDIQGE encoded by the coding sequence TTGCATAAAAAAATTGTTATGCTCATGCTTTCTTTGGCAATGATTCTTGTTGTATCCGCTTGCGGAAAACAAGAAGCTAAAGAGAAAGAGCCGGCGCCTGAAAAAGGTGAAACGACTCAAGCAGACGAACCAGAAAAAACGATTCCTAAGGAGGACTCCCAGATGTATCCGCAATTATCTAATGAAGTAGCAGCAGGAGAAAAGCTTATTACTATGAATACCACGCTTGGTCCAATTAAAATCAAGCTATTTGAAGAAAAAGCACCAAAAACAGTTAAGAACTTTTTAACTCATGCAAAAGACGGTTACTATGATGGTCTTATTTTCCACCGTGTTATTAAAGACTTCATGATTCAAGGCGGAGACCCGACTGGCACAGGTATGGGTGGAGAAAGTATCTATGGAGATTCGTTCGAAGACGAATTCACGATGGATCTTTTCAACTTGAATGGCGCATTGTCAATGGCGAATGCTGGCCCGAACACAAACGGTAGCCAATTCTTTATCGTTCAAGCTTCCAACTTAGCTGGCGCTAACGCGGATCAGCTGAAAAAAGGCGGATGGCCTGAAGAAATCGCTGATGCATATGCAGAGCGTGGCGGCACACCGCATCTTGACCAGAAGCACACTGTTTTTGGACAAGTTATTGAAGGTATGGACGTTGTCAATAAGATTGCGACAGTTAAAACTGGTGCTCAAGATAAGCCTGTTGAAGATGTGAAGATTGAGTCTATCGAT
- a CDS encoding MFS transporter, translating into MDIQKRNFIIIWVSNFLVAGTMTMIMPFLSLYIETFGDYSDAYVQKWSGLVFGATFISALIMSPIWGRIADKYGFKPILIINGFGIAISVFLMGFIHSVEAFFILRLLNGIVTGFIPTSLAFISANTKREEAGKRLGTLQMGSVTGTLFGPVLGGLLADAFGFQYTFVITSVSVIIAALIIIFGIKEQRKVKTGREIVYSRKTILNGLLHHRLMLNVMVVTALIQIGNFSIQPLLSLYVSHLTDAKDVALLAGITFSAAGVGNLLFARKWGKLGDDIGYEKVLGFLLLLSFIFIIPQAFVGSIWQLVIWRLLFGISMGGMIPITTALVRREAPLDIQGEVMGYNTSFRFLGNIIGPMVGGVISGFLGISSVFIITGILFLLGFAFLYYAKRKPTQDFEDFLADSQQKNS; encoded by the coding sequence ATGGATATTCAAAAAAGAAATTTCATCATTATCTGGGTGTCAAACTTTCTAGTTGCCGGAACAATGACTATGATTATGCCGTTTTTGTCATTATATATTGAAACATTTGGCGACTACTCAGATGCCTATGTACAAAAATGGTCCGGCCTCGTTTTCGGCGCGACATTCATCTCCGCCCTCATCATGTCTCCAATTTGGGGAAGAATCGCAGATAAATACGGATTTAAACCTATATTGATTATTAACGGATTCGGTATCGCTATATCAGTATTCTTAATGGGGTTCATCCATTCTGTTGAAGCGTTTTTCATACTGCGTCTTCTAAACGGTATTGTAACAGGCTTCATCCCCACTTCTCTCGCATTCATCTCCGCGAACACCAAACGTGAAGAAGCCGGAAAACGGTTAGGAACCCTTCAAATGGGCAGCGTCACCGGTACGTTGTTTGGTCCAGTATTAGGCGGACTTCTCGCTGATGCGTTCGGTTTTCAATATACATTTGTCATTACTTCAGTCTCCGTAATCATCGCGGCGCTTATTATCATCTTCGGAATTAAGGAACAGCGCAAAGTTAAAACAGGTCGTGAGATTGTCTATTCTCGAAAAACGATATTGAATGGATTGCTGCACCATCGACTAATGTTGAATGTCATGGTCGTGACCGCGCTTATTCAAATCGGAAACTTCAGTATCCAGCCATTGCTGTCACTCTACGTCTCTCATTTAACGGATGCGAAGGACGTTGCCCTGTTAGCAGGAATCACCTTTAGCGCTGCTGGTGTCGGTAACCTGTTATTTGCCCGAAAATGGGGGAAGCTTGGCGATGACATCGGGTACGAGAAAGTGCTAGGATTTTTACTGCTTCTCTCGTTCATCTTTATCATCCCACAAGCCTTTGTAGGAAGTATTTGGCAGCTCGTCATTTGGCGTCTGCTATTCGGTATTTCCATGGGCGGTATGATTCCAATCACGACTGCGCTTGTCCGTCGTGAAGCACCGCTCGACATCCAAGGTGAAGTGATGGGCTATAATACAAGTTTCCGTTTCTTAGGCAACATTATCGGTCCTATGGTCGGAGGAGTTATTAGTGGTTTCCTCGGCATATCTTCCGTGTTTATCATCACTGGTATTTTGTTCTTGCTTGGGTTCGCATTTCTTTACTATGCAAAACGCAAGCCGACACAAGATTTTGAAGATTTCCTGGCAGACTCACAACAAAAAAACTCCTAA
- a CDS encoding transglycosylase domain-containing protein, producing the protein MRQLAGFAVALLSIPLLFWLQQEVAAEWHEANAYKEQVEETIEFSEPEVTIPMALYDRNGQLFAEEYAEWRDPLPLSEIPLFAKQLFLESEDKGFYEHRGYDVAAIARAFAVNVNSDGLSQGASTITQQVVRMRFLSPEKTYERKFREILYAAELEKQSTKDEILEMYMNEMYFGNQVYGIGAAATYYFSKPLAQLSEAETAFLAAIPNNPSLYDPLKHFDRTKKRQERLLQVLVNNEVLSVDEGKIAQSAPVELRLKQKNSQFPAYHTYAVDELKQLISEKEGFSVQLQAAKDEESQKKIQQSLARRISEVINSGVRIDTSLDPVKQRNIESGVSNALGGSGIQSGAAVVDNQSRELISVYGGFGYRKTDFNRSFQAVRQPGSIIKPLLVYGPYLESGPYTENSLIDGSGICIGNFCPENFGRYSYGVSTVKKAFSQSYNTTAVRIFQRVGIEESFAYLTPFGFKYVTDRDHQSTAALGGFENGMTPYEMANAYTSFIDGTFKPARSIRSVKDRQGNVLYQWEDERKEVWSQKTAANIRSMLKETVRTGTANGLRSTTGYTGAKTGTTSHFKDLWVAGLNDDYTAAVWIGYDRPQSLQKESEQKLHLKVFTAVLSD; encoded by the coding sequence GTGAGACAGCTTGCAGGATTTGCTGTCGCTTTGTTAAGTATTCCGCTGCTTTTCTGGCTTCAGCAGGAAGTCGCAGCGGAATGGCATGAGGCGAATGCGTATAAAGAACAAGTAGAAGAAACCATTGAATTCTCAGAACCTGAAGTAACAATTCCAATGGCACTCTACGATCGTAATGGACAATTATTTGCAGAAGAATATGCAGAGTGGCGTGATCCTCTTCCACTTTCTGAGATTCCCTTATTTGCAAAGCAGTTATTTCTCGAAAGCGAAGACAAAGGATTTTACGAACATAGAGGGTATGATGTCGCTGCGATTGCCCGGGCATTCGCGGTAAACGTGAATTCAGACGGATTAAGCCAGGGTGCTTCGACCATCACTCAACAAGTTGTACGGATGCGTTTTCTCTCCCCTGAAAAAACCTATGAACGTAAATTCAGAGAGATTCTTTACGCTGCTGAACTAGAAAAACAATCTACAAAAGATGAGATTTTAGAAATGTACATGAATGAGATGTATTTTGGAAATCAAGTCTATGGAATCGGCGCTGCTGCTACCTATTACTTCAGCAAGCCATTAGCACAATTAAGCGAAGCGGAAACTGCTTTTCTTGCGGCAATTCCGAACAACCCGTCTTTGTATGATCCATTGAAGCATTTTGACCGTACTAAAAAGCGTCAAGAGCGGCTTCTTCAAGTGTTGGTAAACAATGAAGTGCTCTCAGTGGATGAAGGAAAAATCGCACAAAGTGCTCCAGTTGAACTCAGGCTAAAACAGAAAAATAGTCAATTCCCTGCCTATCATACATATGCAGTTGATGAGCTAAAGCAGCTGATCAGTGAAAAGGAAGGGTTTTCCGTCCAATTACAAGCAGCAAAAGACGAAGAATCACAAAAAAAAATTCAGCAATCTTTAGCAAGACGCATCTCTGAAGTGATCAATTCTGGAGTCCGTATCGATACTTCCCTCGATCCTGTTAAACAACGCAACATTGAAAGCGGCGTTTCAAACGCACTTGGAGGAAGCGGGATTCAATCTGGTGCGGCTGTTGTCGATAACCAATCTCGTGAACTTATTAGTGTGTATGGCGGATTCGGCTATAGGAAAACGGACTTCAACCGATCGTTTCAAGCTGTGCGGCAGCCTGGGTCAATCATTAAGCCCTTGCTCGTATATGGCCCTTATTTAGAAAGTGGACCCTATACGGAAAACTCGTTGATCGATGGGAGCGGCATCTGCATAGGGAATTTTTGTCCTGAAAACTTCGGACGTTACTCGTATGGAGTATCCACTGTCAAAAAAGCATTCAGTCAAAGTTATAATACAACCGCAGTCCGGATTTTCCAGCGTGTCGGCATTGAAGAATCGTTTGCTTATCTGACTCCTTTTGGTTTCAAATACGTTACTGATAGAGATCATCAGTCTACTGCAGCTCTTGGCGGATTTGAAAATGGCATGACTCCGTATGAAATGGCAAATGCCTATACGAGCTTCATAGATGGCACGTTTAAACCTGCTAGATCGATACGTTCAGTCAAAGACCGGCAAGGGAATGTATTATATCAATGGGAAGATGAGCGTAAAGAGGTATGGTCTCAGAAGACTGCGGCAAACATTCGCTCTATGCTTAAAGAGACGGTTCGTACCGGAACAGCAAATGGTCTTCGATCCACAACGGGGTATACAGGTGCAAAAACGGGTACAACCAGTCATTTTAAAGACCTATGGGTTGCTGGGCTGAATGATGATTATACGGCTGCGGTTTGGATCGGCTATGACCGGCCTCAGTCACTCCAGAAAGAGAGCGAACAAAAATTACATCTGAAGGTTTTCACAGCCGTGCTGTCCGACTAG
- a CDS encoding DUF5366 family protein, with product MKNPYLFSYLPFFTIMLFSLTFGVYTVGFSLSVFREIGLYNGLLEFLTDTQLRLFLLTIYSLFYFMVFSALKLIAATIHETAMLFFYKAKPITDAPVDHAADDRGGKLIYFIGALVSAFAIQSIYWLLIVFLTVTFVYFVYSTYMLHHQLPFSAIIGIIFFEFIVWALLLSAVVYILLRLYNGIAASIPGVEKDQLPIGS from the coding sequence ATGAAAAATCCGTATTTGTTCAGTTATTTACCTTTCTTCACAATTATGCTGTTTAGTTTAACGTTTGGTGTGTATACAGTTGGTTTTTCATTGAGTGTATTTCGAGAAATCGGCTTGTACAATGGTCTGTTGGAATTTCTGACAGATACCCAGCTCCGGTTGTTCTTATTAACCATCTATTCTCTTTTTTACTTCATGGTATTCAGTGCGCTTAAATTGATTGCAGCGACTATACATGAAACCGCGATGTTATTCTTCTACAAAGCAAAACCGATAACAGATGCTCCTGTTGACCATGCGGCAGACGATCGAGGGGGGAAGCTCATTTACTTCATCGGGGCGCTAGTTTCTGCTTTTGCTATTCAATCAATTTACTGGCTGCTTATCGTGTTTTTAACAGTCACATTCGTTTACTTTGTCTACAGCACGTATATGCTGCATCATCAGCTTCCATTTTCGGCGATTATCGGAATTATATTCTTCGAATTCATCGTATGGGCGTTATTGCTTTCTGCTGTCGTTTACATTTTACTAAGACTTTATAACGGGATTGCCGCAAGTATCCCAGGAGTTGAAAAAGACCAGCTGCCAATAGGCAGCTAG
- a CDS encoding Na+/H+ antiporter subunit A, whose protein sequence is MEFVWLIFLPALAALFIPTLFRRVAGIHTGWFVLIIPVVLFVYYSTYLPLTASGEHAVSSFDWIPSLGISFVSYLDGLSLLFTLLITGIGALVVLYSIFYLDRHKEKLGNFYVYLLLFMTAMLGVVQSDNVISLYLFWELTSISSFLLIGYWYTRDGSRFGALKSMMITVGGGLMMLGGFVILGILGDTYSIRELISGLSDYSGDPLFTLAAVLLLFGAFTKSAQFPFYIWLPDAMEAPTPVSAYLHSATMVKAGLYLVARFTPIFAESSVWIWLVSGIGLLTLMWGSFFAVKQTDLKGILAFSTVSQLGLIMSLLGAGAIAYHSDAALFRLAMFAAIFHLVNHAVFKGSLFMIAGIVDHETGTRDIRKLGGLMSVMPISFTVAFIGGLSMAGIPPFGGFLSKELFLESMVALKHFELFNFDTWGILFPVIAWVASVFTFVYSFYFVFKTFTGEKKFDKLPLKPHEAPIGMLISPIILAVSVIALFFIPNVVGKWLVAPAVMAAQPQLYSMPSEAAVHVQAWHGFGSVPMWLTVGVIAIGTILFTSIKKWQPVYGLQPEMLSLNALYDGVMTFSEKGMNKLSRFYMNGLIRTYLLYMFAFFSVMTIVVLFAKGAFELDMSSLSPITLFAVLNSIVAILGTGMVIMSKNRISAIIALGAVGYSVALFFVLFKAPDLALTQLVIETISVALFLLAFRHLPALKTHGETKKNKLVNGIIAGGVGLSVTLVALSAHSNKLVASISQFYKDTVHTEAGGGNIVNVILVDYRGFDTLFEIAVLSIAGIAVLGMIRLRLARKETDDEKK, encoded by the coding sequence GTGGAATTTGTTTGGTTGATTTTCTTGCCAGCTTTAGCAGCTCTTTTCATCCCGACGCTGTTCCGTCGTGTTGCTGGTATACATACAGGCTGGTTTGTTCTGATTATCCCAGTTGTACTGTTCGTCTATTACAGTACCTACCTGCCACTGACAGCAAGTGGCGAACATGCAGTCTCTTCGTTCGATTGGATCCCTTCACTAGGAATCTCTTTTGTCTCCTACCTAGATGGCCTCAGTCTTCTATTCACACTGCTCATTACAGGGATTGGTGCGCTGGTTGTTCTGTATTCGATTTTCTATCTAGATAGGCACAAAGAAAAGCTGGGTAATTTCTATGTATACCTGCTGCTTTTCATGACGGCGATGCTTGGTGTTGTCCAGTCGGATAATGTCATTTCACTTTACTTATTTTGGGAGTTAACGTCGATTTCTTCATTTCTGCTGATCGGTTATTGGTACACGCGGGATGGTTCCCGTTTCGGTGCCTTAAAGTCCATGATGATCACCGTTGGCGGCGGGTTAATGATGCTCGGGGGCTTCGTAATTCTCGGGATTTTAGGAGATACATATTCGATTCGCGAATTAATTTCCGGGTTATCCGATTACTCGGGAGATCCGTTATTTACACTTGCAGCGGTGCTTCTGTTATTCGGGGCATTCACAAAGTCCGCTCAATTTCCGTTTTATATTTGGCTTCCAGATGCAATGGAAGCGCCTACTCCGGTCAGTGCCTACTTGCACTCCGCGACCATGGTTAAAGCCGGGCTCTATCTGGTTGCACGATTTACGCCGATTTTCGCAGAGTCTTCTGTGTGGATTTGGCTCGTATCCGGAATTGGATTGCTTACCTTAATGTGGGGTTCGTTCTTCGCAGTGAAGCAAACCGATCTAAAAGGGATTCTCGCATTCTCGACAGTCAGCCAGTTAGGTCTGATCATGTCCTTACTAGGTGCCGGAGCAATTGCTTATCATTCAGACGCCGCGCTATTCCGATTAGCGATGTTTGCAGCAATCTTCCACTTAGTGAATCACGCAGTCTTTAAAGGCAGCTTGTTCATGATTGCAGGGATTGTCGACCATGAAACCGGCACGCGCGATATCCGCAAACTTGGCGGTTTAATGAGCGTTATGCCGATCAGTTTCACTGTTGCGTTCATTGGCGGTCTTTCTATGGCAGGGATTCCCCCATTTGGCGGTTTCTTAAGTAAAGAATTATTCTTGGAATCCATGGTTGCTTTGAAACACTTTGAACTATTCAACTTTGATACGTGGGGCATTTTATTCCCTGTAATTGCATGGGTTGCAAGTGTATTCACATTTGTTTATAGCTTTTACTTTGTTTTCAAGACATTTACAGGTGAAAAGAAGTTTGACAAGCTTCCGCTTAAGCCGCACGAAGCTCCAATAGGCATGCTGATTTCACCTATTATTTTAGCGGTCAGTGTCATTGCATTATTCTTCATTCCAAACGTTGTTGGAAAATGGCTCGTCGCGCCAGCGGTTATGGCTGCACAGCCGCAGCTGTACAGTATGCCTTCGGAGGCTGCTGTTCATGTACAAGCCTGGCATGGGTTCGGGTCAGTTCCAATGTGGCTGACAGTCGGCGTTATTGCAATTGGAACAATACTGTTTACTTCGATAAAAAAATGGCAGCCGGTTTATGGCTTGCAGCCAGAAATGTTATCACTGAACGCTCTTTATGACGGCGTTATGACGTTCTCAGAAAAAGGGATGAATAAGCTGTCCCGTTTCTATATGAATGGATTAATACGAACGTACTTACTCTATATGTTTGCGTTTTTCTCTGTTATGACGATAGTCGTTTTATTCGCTAAAGGTGCGTTTGAGCTGGATATGAGCAGTCTATCACCGATTACGCTGTTTGCTGTTTTGAATTCAATTGTCGCGATTCTAGGAACTGGCATGGTGATTATGTCGAAGAACCGAATATCCGCCATTATTGCCCTAGGTGCAGTCGGGTACTCAGTTGCGTTGTTCTTCGTATTGTTCAAAGCACCAGACTTGGCGTTAACACAGCTCGTGATTGAGACGATTTCAGTCGCTCTCTTCTTGCTCGCCTTCCGTCACCTCCCAGCTTTAAAAACGCATGGAGAAACAAAGAAAAACAAACTAGTGAACGGAATTATTGCAGGCGGTGTCGGTCTTTCCGTAACTCTTGTTGCATTGTCCGCACATTCCAATAAGCTCGTCGCCAGTATTTCACAGTTCTATAAAGACACCGTCCATACAGAAGCAGGCGGAGGAAATATCGTGAACGTCATTCTCGTTGACTACCGCGGTTTTGATACTTTGTTTGAAATTGCTGTGCTATCGATTGCCGGAATCGCTGTTCTTGGTATGATCCGTCTTCGCTTGGCGAGAAAGGAGACCGATGATGAAAAAAAATAA
- a CDS encoding Na(+)/H(+) antiporter subunit B, with the protein MKKNNVILQTTAKVTFFIISLFSIHIFFAGHFAPGGGFVGGLLTTGAIVLLLLAFDLETVQATLPFNFTVVIGIGLLLSLGTAAGSILFNVPFFTHAFAHFDLPLFGDTELHTAMIFDSGVYLVVVGAAITIIQSIGGDE; encoded by the coding sequence ATGAAAAAAAATAATGTTATTTTACAAACGACTGCAAAAGTCACATTTTTCATCATTTCCTTGTTCTCGATCCATATTTTCTTTGCGGGGCATTTTGCTCCCGGGGGCGGCTTTGTAGGAGGTCTCTTAACGACAGGTGCAATCGTGCTGCTGTTACTTGCATTTGACTTGGAAACAGTTCAAGCAACATTGCCATTTAATTTTACTGTAGTTATTGGAATTGGTCTGCTGTTGTCTCTAGGAACCGCAGCCGGCTCCATTTTGTTCAATGTACCTTTTTTCACACATGCATTTGCACATTTCGATTTACCGCTTTTCGGTGACACTGAGCTTCACACGGCAATGATTTTCGACTCAGGTGTTTACCTTGTGGTTGTAGGTGCGGCAATTACCATCATTCAATCGATTGGAGGGGATGAGTAA
- a CDS encoding Na(+)/H(+) antiporter subunit C gives MELLMAIVAGLIFTAAIYLILSRSLIKVILGTGLLSHGAHLFILTMGGLGGSAPPVLTDGAADFADPLPQALILTAIVISFGVTAFILVLAYRTYAVHKTDDLNSMKGNDEHD, from the coding sequence ATGGAATTGCTTATGGCGATTGTAGCTGGTCTGATTTTCACGGCTGCAATTTACTTAATTCTCTCAAGAAGCTTGATAAAAGTAATCCTTGGAACCGGTTTGTTAAGTCATGGCGCTCATTTGTTCATCTTGACGATGGGCGGCCTTGGCGGCAGTGCACCTCCAGTACTCACGGATGGTGCGGCTGATTTTGCGGATCCTCTTCCGCAAGCGCTGATTTTAACTGCAATTGTTATCAGCTTTGGGGTGACGGCGTTCATACTCGTCCTTGCCTATCGTACGTATGCCGTACACAAAACTGATGATTTGAATTCGATGAAAGGAAATGATGAGCATGATTAA
- a CDS encoding Na+/H+ antiporter subunit D produces the protein MINLLLFPIIIPFFFAIVLLFFKEQVRIQRILTVIGLSASIVAAFALIMKVKQDGIQTLTLGSWPAPFGISMVSDMFSALLVTSTLVITLFVCIYSFSSIGEERERFFYYPAILFMITGVNGAFTTGDIFNMFVFFEVLLIASYLLIVLGGEKRQLRESIKYILVNVISSAFFVITVAYLYSVVGTLNMADIGQKIADIGQPGIISVIAILLLLVFGIKAGIFPLYFWMPGSYAAPPLPILALFGALLTKVGVYAITRTYTLFFVNDLAFTHTILMVLALLTIVAGCIGALAYFDLKQIIIYNILIAIGVILFGVSQMNEAGMQGAVFYLIHDMLIKGALFLIIGIMIYVTGTSNLREMGGLIKTHAPLGWLFLIAAFGLAGIPPLSGFVGKLLIVQGGFEHGQLFGTIVILASSLVVLLSVIRIFIYAFWGEPVPLQETNRKTYKHMMFPAVILVALSVLYGVGTEWIFPYVSDAAHVLLDPSSYINAVLKE, from the coding sequence ATGATTAACCTTCTATTGTTTCCGATCATCATCCCGTTTTTCTTTGCGATTGTACTGCTGTTTTTCAAAGAACAAGTACGCATCCAGCGAATCCTCACTGTTATTGGGCTAAGTGCAAGTATCGTTGCCGCATTTGCGCTCATTATGAAAGTGAAACAGGATGGGATCCAAACACTGACACTCGGCAGCTGGCCCGCTCCATTCGGTATATCGATGGTCTCGGACATGTTCTCTGCGCTGCTCGTAACCTCTACATTAGTGATTACACTATTCGTGTGTATTTATAGCTTCAGCTCAATCGGTGAAGAACGGGAGCGCTTTTTTTACTATCCTGCAATCCTCTTCATGATTACAGGAGTGAATGGTGCATTTACGACTGGTGATATTTTCAACATGTTTGTATTTTTCGAAGTATTGCTGATTGCTTCTTATCTTCTCATCGTTCTTGGCGGTGAGAAAAGACAGCTGCGGGAATCTATTAAGTACATACTTGTAAATGTCATTTCTTCTGCTTTCTTTGTCATTACAGTGGCGTATTTGTACTCAGTCGTCGGAACACTCAACATGGCAGACATCGGACAGAAGATTGCAGATATCGGACAGCCGGGAATCATTTCAGTGATAGCCATTCTATTGCTTCTCGTATTCGGGATTAAAGCGGGAATCTTCCCCCTTTACTTCTGGATGCCTGGGTCGTATGCTGCTCCCCCGCTTCCAATTCTGGCACTGTTCGGTGCTTTGTTAACAAAGGTCGGGGTATACGCCATCACACGTACCTATACGCTGTTCTTCGTCAATGACCTTGCGTTTACTCACACTATTTTAATGGTACTCGCGCTGCTCACTATTGTCGCAGGATGTATTGGTGCACTTGCTTATTTCGATTTAAAACAAATTATCATCTACAACATCTTAATTGCGATAGGCGTTATTCTCTTCGGAGTTTCGCAAATGAATGAAGCCGGCATGCAGGGCGCTGTCTTCTACCTGATTCACGACATGCTGATCAAAGGAGCATTGTTCCTGATTATCGGGATCATGATTTATGTAACTGGAACGTCCAATCTGCGAGAGATGGGCGGACTTATTAAAACCCATGCACCTCTAGGCTGGCTATTTCTAATTGCTGCCTTCGGTCTCGCTGGCATTCCGCCGCTAAGCGGTTTTGTTGGGAAGTTGCTGATTGTTCAAGGCGGTTTTGAACACGGCCAGTTATTCGGAACGATTGTCATCCTCGCTTCCAGCCTGGTTGTCTTACTGTCGGTCATCCGAATTTTCATTTATGCGTTTTGGGGAGAGCCGGTTCCGTTACAGGAAACTAACCGGAAAACCTATAAGCATATGATGTTCCCTGCTGTAATTCTAGTAGCTCTGTCCGTGTTATACGGAGTCGGAACTGAGTGGATTTTCCCGTACGTATCGGATGCAGCTCATGTGCTGCTCGATCCGTCGAGTTATATAAACGCCGTGTTAAAGGAGTAG
- a CDS encoding Na+/H+ antiporter subunit E, whose product MAFQILLNFFIAITWVLITASFTPSTFIIGYIIGLLLLILTRRFYKDRLYLGRLWACLKLTFIFFKELILSNISVAMLVLKPKLELQPMIFAMPTVLEKDWEITLLASLITLTPGTIVIHVSDDQRTLYVHAIDVDDVEEAINSIKQSFEKAILEVSRT is encoded by the coding sequence TTGGCATTTCAAATATTGCTTAACTTTTTCATCGCAATTACGTGGGTGCTCATCACGGCGTCGTTCACCCCTTCCACATTTATAATCGGCTATATAATTGGGTTGCTGCTGCTCATATTGACGAGACGTTTTTACAAGGACCGTCTGTATTTAGGGCGATTATGGGCGTGCTTGAAATTGACGTTCATTTTCTTTAAAGAATTGATTTTGTCTAATATCTCTGTTGCAATGCTGGTATTAAAGCCCAAGCTGGAATTACAGCCGATGATTTTCGCGATGCCTACAGTTCTTGAAAAAGACTGGGAGATCACGTTGCTAGCCAGTTTGATCACGTTGACGCCTGGAACGATTGTCATCCATGTTTCGGATGATCAAAGGACATTATACGTTCATGCTATCGATGTAGATGATGTTGAAGAAGCTATCAATTCCATCAAACAATCATTCGAGAAAGCAATTCTGGAGGTGAGCCGAACATGA
- a CDS encoding Na(+)/H(+) antiporter subunit F1, with product MNIFIWICLIIIFLSMLGTLVRVFKGPSTPDRLIALDGIGVMLISIIALLSIAFDTIFFIDVILLIAIMSFIGTVSFSKFIEKGAIIDRDTRR from the coding sequence ATGAACATATTCATCTGGATCTGTTTAATCATCATCTTCCTATCCATGCTCGGTACGCTCGTTCGAGTATTTAAAGGTCCTTCGACTCCGGATCGCCTGATTGCGTTAGATGGAATCGGTGTGATGCTGATTTCCATTATCGCGCTGCTGTCAATTGCATTTGATACAATATTTTTCATAGATGTAATTTTGCTCATCGCGATCATGTCCTTTATAGGGACAGTTTCGTTCTCGAAATTCATCGAGAAAGGAGCGATTATAGACCGTGATACTCGTCGCTAA
- the mnhG gene encoding monovalent cation/H(+) antiporter subunit G — MILVANIIIALFILVGVFFTVVTVVGILRLPDVYTRAHAASKSATLGVLGILIGVFLHFWWIKGHFSIQLLLGSVFLFITSPVGGHLMSRAAYMSGVKPTDLTVGDDLGEAIGEQKSHEEE, encoded by the coding sequence GTGATACTCGTCGCTAATATTATCATCGCTCTGTTCATCCTTGTAGGCGTATTCTTTACAGTGGTAACCGTAGTCGGGATACTACGATTGCCCGATGTGTACACACGGGCCCACGCCGCTTCAAAAAGTGCAACGCTCGGTGTTCTCGGAATTCTGATTGGTGTGTTTCTTCACTTTTGGTGGATTAAAGGACATTTCAGTATTCAATTACTGCTGGGAAGTGTTTTTCTCTTCATCACTTCGCCTGTTGGCGGACACTTAATGAGCCGCGCTGCTTATATGTCTGGCGTTAAACCGACAGACCTGACCGTGGGAGACGATCTCGGAGAAGCAATTGGTGAACAGAAATCTCATGAAGAGGAATAA